The window AGATAGGATAATGGCGCCTACATTTGCATTTACGGACATAGTAATAGAAATTCATcaatgtatgtatatgatgaagAACAATATTTATAAGAACAATTACGCTTCACAATTCATCACTTAATCAAAATTAAAGTACACATATTGAGCATAGAAATTCAACCCATGAGTTGCTTTATTTAATTCAGTCACATCTTTTTCTGGTAATGAAACAATTGCCTCAATCCCGTCTCCACTTTGATTATCCATAGAAAAGATGTGTTTCCAAGACCAATTTCTGGAAATGTCACCTTTTGAAAAAGTTTTACTATCTTCTCAAAACTTATGATTCAACACTtttatgtgaatatatatatatagcagaaAAGAAACGAGTGGGAGTAGACCATATATAGCACAAAAAATTAATCTTCCAAAGAATTGCATTTAAAGTGTGCATATGCTATGTAGCAGTATGCTTTAGTTTTTATAATATATGATTTGAAGAATATTTGCAATCCAATTTAcatattgaaagaaaaatacaCATGCCTCGTAGCAACAATTtatatgagtgaaaaaggaaaTTACTTAACACAAATTTATGATCATTGGCCAGACAATTTTAGAAAGTCTATTATGAAGAGAGAGGCTaacaaaattctatttttgttcCTGTAGAATATAATTAGAAAGCATTAATTATGCATGGCTGAGCACTGTGTATTCCTCTTCCTCCTCAGGAAATTTTGATAACATATTATGTTTATCTTCTTGTAATGAAAATTGAAAGCTTCGTCTTGGAATACTAAAGTAGAATATTAGGGGTTTATCGGTACGGGGATGGTTGGTAAACAAAGTAATTACTAAAGTAGAACATTAGGGGTTTATAGTTATCAAATTAGTTATTCTatcatatatatatgatatattttttctattattatagtACAAGCAATACTGAGATAAATAATCATATGATTAATTAACACTTCTAATaaaatataggataaaataatctaacattttattttgaaattataatttcttatccCTTGTACCAAACCATCTCTAGGCGATAGACTAGTGTCCATTCCTTCGCTCACTCGACAAAGCAAAATATCATATGACTGATCATCATTGACaaagaaaatttttataatttgttaGAGTGGTCCATGACATACACCAAACAAGAACATGAACTtccatttttccttaaaaatagttTCATATTAAACAACAAATTCACATCACCAGTGTAGTTTAATTCATACCAAGTAAGTGTCACGATCCGAATTGGGGCCCTAGtcatgacgagcatcccgaaccacgaaggccTGGACgtccttctaacttgtaatcacatacatTGTTCATATATAAAAGATAAGGCGGTAATACACAATGAAATAGAATCATGGTCATTAAATCTGAATTTGAATCATAATGAAAACTGCAATTCAAAATATCTGAATgatatctgactcagtctgcgaaatctctattacatacaAAAactcaactgtctgaaaactaggacaaggcccctagtagaccaaaacataataatgataaatgactGAAGTAAAAAATTGGTGAACTCTGCACTTCTGTCTAGAGAAAATCTATTTCTTATCGAGatccctagattgagcctcagaacctggaagggaGGGGGTTAATAAAGATATACTGTTACGcgaagaaattcaaaataaagcttgtatatgaacaaaatagttgagagctagtcattaacatcatgaaagatataatctcaaaacacatgggcatttttgaaaacaTAAAGTCTTTCTGTCGATGAAatctattctttgtattactttcgagttaggtggcactcccctacaagtctgatattccacgggttatatggaatccgccattgactcggcggggaagcccccaacccaagtttgccgcaagggttggagtctctgaatctactacgccacaggaTCGTCGCCAGTGTAcaataatatacccgtatcgaCAAAACACGATTTCGGACAATGAGTTGTTTGAACTCATGCCTtattcggggaaccacctaagctctctttatgctcaattttagcttgttctgaaacatgcatcattctagtttcaaaatctgaaaatctaatttcaaacatccattctattctgttctgaattaacatggcattatttgagttggtgtcatcacaccaagacttgcaagtcctatttctgaggcataatgtatcatgcatgattctttcattaaaactcaattcagaccacctaaacatgcaaatagtataagagatttcatgttccgaaacataaGTCAATACTAcgcaagaattcttcaaacatatggtggtcatgtgcttttggaaaaaccatgcactcttCGATTATATGTCTATTCAACATTTTtgcaacataaacaaccctctcttttcaattcaaaaccataatcaaatcctaaaatatttcaAGACATTTTATACCATACTTTTCAAGGTGCATTTAAAACAATCCATTTCATATAAAAgtgggaaaaatcataacaagagaggggttcTATATGATTCATACTCTCAATTAAGTATTCAACCTTAAagacatgcatacatatatatatatagaatttcaaatcaatttggggaaggcctaaagaccaaaacaacatgaatcaaggcttctaaaacatgctagtaatcataaattaaaaccttttttcttaaaatcatgatttctaaatctTTAGCATAAATTAAAGAAGGCTTTTTTGCCCAtgaatttttaggaaaaccccacatacatcAATTCAGGAATTCAATGGGTGTTTCTTGAAACCTACGGTTTGGGAATTCCGAATCATCAATCAATTTCTGaaacctacggttgaatcttgagttatttgaatttttatcttGAAACCCTTAggagtgttcttgaatattttgagtGAATTGTGGTGGATTTTGGTATATTtgggatttaatcccatgtttaaATTGATAGGGAAGTGGAAAATAcccaaattgcccttaaaaacGTTTCTGAAAACTGCAGGCTGAAGGGGGAGCATGGCACGTTGTAATGCACCGGGATGGAGCGTGTGCTGCATGCTCCATCGCACGCTACCCACCCGTGGAATGGAGCGTGCGTCGCGCGCAAATCGCACGATACTACTGTTTTGAGGTACCAAACACGCCTTTAAGCTTGtctaaaaattccgaaactcCCCCGAGACTTACTCTTGACTTGCCCCATtgcatagaaataaaaaaataaaattgaaaaataaaggtCAGGATGGTCGAAAATAAAATTCCCGAAGATAGGAAgctcaaaataattctaagtcctTTTTTGCACTTAGAAAAATTCTAGTCTACAGCTCTTTAGGCATACTACTAGAAGCTAATACCTGCACAACTTTTGCGGGGCGTTACAGTAAATTTGGTGACGGTAGTCAATATCCACTTTTGACTCACCTAAATTCACGAATCACGCCTAATAATTTTACTTTGAGGATATAAGTGCTCTTTCTATTTCGAGGAGCTGAACTGCACTGATAAtacttgaattttatatttaaagaatAGTGAACACATGTGATGTGGCAATAAATTGTGTGATTAGTGAACACATGTGATGTAGCAATAAATTGTGTGATTATGAAAGGAAACCATTTACTAATTATAATCAAGACCAGACAATTTTAGAAAGTCTATTATAAAGAGGGGCTGAtgtacaaaatttaattttttgagtaaAAGAAAATACTAGCAGTGTAGTGaaggttatatttttttttataaatagagGTAAAGTATTACCTTCTCATTCACATCTATCTTTACAGTATATACCCACATGCATTTGTCTAGCTTTCTCCCTCCCTCTAACTAAAACCTCCTTTCTTCACGCCCCTTTTAAGAAAAACAACCTAAGTTTCTTACAACATGTAATTCTTATTTCATACTTCTTCTTTCTATCTGTTTATATTTGTTTCATTTATAATTAGCAATTGtctttctttttgttgtttaaattaaaatagaactTGGTAATGATGCCTTGTGTATATATAATTTACACGTACTTGTTTTGTTTGCTGTAGGATGACAACATTTATGTTGGCTTTGGTAGCATGTCTCGCAGTATATTGTACAACTCGTGTTCTCGGGGCAAAGGACGATTTCTATGTCAATATCACATACTCGAAAGCGCAACTGCCCAAGGCGCAGGTAATGTCTAGCTAGATAGTTGTACATAAATATGTACCATATTGTTAATTCATCAAAGAACATTAATCAAATACTCCATATTCGTTTGTGTTTTGTGAACAGTATGCCTGGATGGAAGTCCACCAGCATATCATCTAGATAGGGGACATGGTACCGGACTTCACAACTGGATTATCAATTTGGATGTTAGTTGCCtaattaatttcttctttttaattattgttattgttattactaATTAGTTTCACATTTAACACAAATTAGTCTCCTAATTAAAGCCTTTAGTAACCCCGGAGAAATAATACATTCTACAATTATAGGGAGGCGGTTGGTGCAGCAGTATTCCAGATTGCCTTGATCGTTCAACGTACTTCTTAGGTGGTTCCGATCATATGGGTCAACAGGGTCTTTTTGACGGGATACTTCATAATACTTCCATAAAAAATCCTGGTGAAGCTCATGATATACGCACAATTATCTTgctattttctttaaattttgccCACTTCTTCTAACTCTAAACAATATTGGAATTGGCAGAGTTTAACAATTGGAACAGGGTGAGAGTGAAGTATTGTGATGGTTCATCTTTCACCGGTGATGTTGAACAAGTTGACCGCGTAAGAATTTAAATACTAGTACTATACTACATTTATATGTCTCTCATGTATGTatactgataaataatatcaCTGGTGATTAGGAGAACAAGCTGTATTTTAGAGGGGCAAGAATATTTAAGGCTATTATGGAAGATCTATGGAGCAAAGGAATGAAAAATGCTGAAAATGTAAGAACTCATTTCATATTTCATAATTACGCGTCACAAATATACTTTATAGAAAAGAATTCTGCTTGGTTAAATCTGGAAAAACAAAATGCAACGTCAGGCAATTCTATCAGGAACATCAGCAGGAGGATTGGCAACAATCTTGAATTGCGACAAGTTCAAATGCCTCTTTACAAAGGATGCCAGAGTAAAGTGTGTTGCAGATGCTGGCTTCTTCATCAATGGATCAGCTCTTCTTATATGtgaaattaagaaaatgaaaaaagatagTCTTCAGCATCTATTAATTAAGTTTATTAGGGTGATCCTCTTGACATGTTCATGATTAATGCAGAAAGACAATCTATGGTACTTCATATATTCAAGAGATGTTTCGGAAAATCGTTAACCTACATGTGAGGCAcatcttctttttttgatttaGCGAATTTGGTAGGCTGAAGAAGTAGATGCAAGTTGAATTCTTTTTCCCCTTTAATTTGTTCTCAGGGATCAACTAAGAATTTGCCATCTCCTTGCACGTCTGTAATGAAGCCAAGTTTGGTAAGAGTTTAAGCTTTGAAAATAAAAACAGTACCTTTAATTATATGTTATTaacattatttttcctttattctaTATGGTGCAGTGCTTTTTTCCTCAGAATGTTATTCCATACATTCAGACTCCACTATTCATAATCAATTCAATTTATGATTACTGGCAGGTCAAGAAAAGGATGCTAATTTCTCAGTTTTAAGGATTtgaattctttaatttctttaatttcattaGCTTCTATTAATCTAAAAGAAATTTAACTCTAGATCAATAACACTTTGGTTCCTGTACACCTTGATCCTCAACATGCATGGAAGGATTGCACGGAACAGATAAATAATTGCACATTTAGTCAGCGTATAGTTATTCAAGGTTAGAATTTATGTAGTGATTAACTAGTGTATACCTTCCAATTACACATATACAATGGCTTTTCTTCTCCTTTAAttcctttaattttaatttattttttaatatagctTTTGGAATGGAGTTCTTGAAGACATTTGAGAAACTACCCCCTTCTTTTACGAGGGGTTATTATCTCACATCTTGTTTTTCTCATGGCGATCTTTATAAATCGGCGTACTGGTTCAGTGCTAGCTCTCCAAGACTACTTAATAAGGTATTATGTTTTGGTTTTAGTTTAAGTTTAGTCGTACAAATATTCATACAAacagtaatttttatttttgtatattatcaTGTACCTATCATTCTTAATTTTGATGAGTTCATacaagattttgattatttattatatttattcatgcAGACAATCGCTGAAGCTGTTGCGGATTGGTACTTTGAGAGAGAAAGATTTCAATTTATAGACCCTTACCCTTGTGCTAAAGATTGCAAGTTGTCAAAAGGTAGTTAAATTCTATAATGAATAGGCTTGCATTTGCTGTACCTGCTGCTTAATTATGTTGCGAGTAGCTAACCTTTGGACTAGACGAAGCTTTAATGTGCTACACATGAGTCATATCAGATTTTAGTAAATAAATTTCTTATGTGCCTAGTCTTTGTTTAAGCTTTTCTAGTTTTCTATAGATATGTGAGGCCTTGTCAGGAAGCAACTTATCCATGTCATGTGAAAGTCTTCATAGAGTGATGAGTTTAGAGTGCTCAATGATGTAAACTTGACAAATCTTTCTATATTATTGGATATTACATTGTTTATTTAAATGAATACTTGTGACTAGAATTTCTTTCTTCTTAAAATAACTTTGCTTGTACTGTAAATTTATCTCATTTCTTCTGCATATGTTATGAGTAATTCATTTAGTTGGTTTGCTTGGACAAATTAAGATATCAAATGCCGGTCTTGTCTAGCCCCAGGACCGGGCCATGGCATATCATGAGCAAGAATTTAAATATTCAATCcgaaatcttaaaatattgagTATAATATTCATGCTTATTAAATAACCCTTTGAAATTCTAATATATTTCTAATTAGGAATAGGTATATCCTCTGTTACTAGTATATTAAGGCAATAAATTAGAGAATCAATTAGAACATTAAATTAATGTATACTTATTTTcatgagaaaataataaagaTGCAAATTACATTAAAATGAGTGACCGTAGTCTAGAAATTTTAAAGAATCGCATTCTAAAACAGGTTCTGAAAAGGATGTTTTATCAACGGTCTCATCATATGAATCCTTAACGGGACATTGAAAGTCTGTATATAAATCCTCACGACATAGTCGTGCGGCCTCCGGCGTAGGCAAACCATTATGTTCAATGACCCACTGATCAATACACAAGCAGAAACAACTTTGTTCTACTGATGGAGGGTAAATTTTGCAACTCATGGCTAAAGTCGTAGACAATATCGagtaaaatacataaatcaactTTAATAACATCATCTGATCACAAACTATCATTTTGTTCATATTTCCTGCAAAGACACGCAACTATCCAGTATCATTAAAGTGTTTCataaacacaattttttttttaaaaaaaaaaaaaaaaacacttgtgTAAACTAGTAATATTATTCTATTAAAAGAAAGTTCACTCGTCTATATATTCACATCCAATTCATGATCTTTGGATAcataaattgattattaaatgTAGGTAAATGGTAAGTCTAAAATGCAGGTGCTTGCTTCTCACAAAGTTAAAGATCTTTCTTATTTGGCCTTTTTAAAAAAGTTTAGATGCACAATTAAAATAACTAACATAATGATTTTGCTAGCTATTGCATCTCTGTGGTACACTTTGGTATATATTAGATGCCTCTTCTCGATAATGACAACTGAAAAGTATATTTAAAATACAGAAACATAAATATTAAGAAACCAAGAAATGCACAAAAatgagaagcttttagaaaatctTACTCACCTTTCTTGTAATATCACAATAATAATGTTTTGAACTTACCTTTTGCAAAGACAATGTTGTAGCGTATATATACAAAGAAACAATTGATAGAAGAATTAGATATTTAATGCACTTCATGGATGAATAACTATTTTGTTAATTTAAATTAAGGATGGAAGAAACTCTTTCTTTGAATCATTTATTTGGTCCAATGGTTTCAAAAGGGACATTAATGAAGTACATTGAATCATTTATTTGGTCCAATGGTTTGAAAAGGACATTAATGAAGCACCA of the Capsicum annuum cultivar UCD-10X-F1 chromosome 11, UCD10Xv1.1, whole genome shotgun sequence genome contains:
- the LOC107846934 gene encoding pectin acetylesterase 11 isoform X2, whose product is MSRSILYNSCSRGKGRFLCQYHILESATAQGAVCLDGSPPAYHLDRGHGTGLHNWIINLDGGGWCSSIPDCLDRSTYFLGGSDHMGQQGLFDGILHNTSIKNPEFNNWNRVRVKYCDGSSFTGDVEQVDRENKLYFRGARIFKAIMEDLWSKGMKNAENAILSGTSAGGLATILNCDKFKCLFTKDARVKCVADAGFFINGKTIYGTSYIQEMFRKIVNLHGSTKNLPSPCTSVMKPSLCFFPQNVIPYIQTPLFIINSIYDYWQINNTLVPVHLDPQHAWKDCTEQINNCTFSQRIVIQAFGMEFLKTFEKLPPSFTRGYYLTSCFSHGDLYKSAYWFSASSPRLLNKTIAEAVADWYFERERFQFIDPYPCAKDCKLSKGS
- the LOC107846934 gene encoding pectin acetylesterase 11 isoform X1, giving the protein MSRSILYNSCSRGKGRFLCQYHILESATAQGAVCLDGSPPAYHLDRGHGTGLHNWIINLDGGGWCSSIPDCLDRSTYFLGGSDHMGQQGLFDGILHNTSIKNPEFNNWNRVRVKYCDGSSFTGDVEQVDRENKLYFRGARIFKAIMEDLWSKGMKNAENAILSGTSAGGLATILNCDKFKCLFTKDARVKCVADAGFFINGKTIYGTSYIQEMFRKIVNLHGSTKNLPSPCTSVMKPSLINNTLVPVHLDPQHAWKDCTEQINNCTFSQRIVIQAFGMEFLKTFEKLPPSFTRGYYLTSCFSHGDLYKSAYWFSASSPRLLNKTIAEAVADWYFERERFQFIDPYPCAKDCKLSKGS